GTCACCGATTTCTCAATGTTTTTATCTTTGTACTGAGTAAGTCTGTCTCAGACggttgaagagcttgtcaGCTCAATTTGCTAATACATTACCTTCAGCCCTGTCATCGTCGGGGTTGACTCCTGTCTGGACGTTTATGACATATATCCTGATTGACAAAGCTACAGGTGGCTCTGGAACTCTGTCAGATggtgttgcttttgctaCGCTCAGTCTTCTTGAGCTAGTGGAACAGCCGCTGATGTATGTGATTGAAGGCACAGAAGATGTCAAGACTGTCCTCAACTGCTTTGGCCGCATTCAGGGATATCTGTTGTTGCCCGAGAGACAAGACTATAGGATTTCACATAATCCATCAAAGTCAAGCTTAGGTGCTCCTGAATCGAGTGAAGAAAAGGAACCTAGGGAGCCTTCTGTGTCCGTGACTGAGAAGCCGAAACCCATCGTTTCGATCAAAGACGTGGCGGCTAAATACGTCGAAGGAGACCACGTCATTGGCAGCAATTGGACATTTGACATCGAAAGAGGAAAAGTCACCATGATTTACGGAGTAGTAGGTTGCGGGAAATCTACATTGTTGAAGGTCTTGCTTGGGGAGGTGCCCATTGTCAGTGGCTCTGTGGCTGTAGACTTCTCTACAGTCTCATACTGCCCTCAGGCACCCTGGTCAAATTGGGGAACTATTCGAAGCAATATTCTTGGAATGTCTGATTGGGACGCAGAATGGTATAATACGGTAACCAACGCTTGTGCACTGCCGGCAGATTTTGATGAACTACCCAACGGGGACCAAACTCATATCGGCTCAAGAGGCTCCAAGCTAAGCGGCGGGCAACAGATTCGCCTTTCCCTGGCTCGAGCATTGTATTGTCGAAGCTCGATCCTAATTTTAGATGATGTCGTTACTGGTCTAGACAAAAACACCGAACATCACATCCTAAACGCTTTGTTTGGGTCCACAGGGCTATTAAAAAAGTCAACATCGACAAGCATTTTGGCAACTAGTTCTGAGCAACACCTTCGATTCGCCGACAATGTAATCAGACTTACAAAAACCGGCAACTGCAGCGAGGATGGCACGCTTGTAAAATCGAAGTCTTCCGAGAGAGTGGACGAAGACACCATTGTTGACAACACTCCGTCTGAGTTGGACACCTCTGATCCGGAGCTCGAGTTACCGCCGGATGTTATTGAAGAACTAGAAGCTGGTGATAGAGTGGAAGCTAGTACTAGCCGAAAAACAGGGGAATGGAGGATTTACGCTTATTATGCGAAAGCTGCTGGGTGGTGGCTAACCGTTCTCTATCTCCTGGCGGtttgtgtctttgttttTGGTTCCACATTCCCATGTAAGTAGATTATTCGACCGGACAGTATTGCCTCTGTTGCTAACTATTTCAGCTGTGTGGGTGCAATGGTGGACTAATGCCAACGAGCTTAATCCAGATGAGGAGAGTTCAAATCAGAGGCTGGGCTACTGGCTTGGAGTATATGCAGCCCTGGGGGTTTTTACGGTTATAGCATGTGCGATTGGGGACTGGTAAGTACCACTGGCCATGTCATTTGCGGAATTCTCAACTTAAATAATGATTGCAGTACTTTCAACCTTGTCGTACTACCCAGGACGTCGAGAAAATTCCACCGGCTGTTGCTAGATACGAGCATGCGGTATGTATTCGGTTCTCTTAGAACCCGGAGACAAGTGATAGGAACCGGGCTAACAAGATACCATGTAGGGCTCACACATCATTCTTTACTTCAACAGATGCCGGAATGACCATCAATAGATTTAGCCAGGACCTAGAGCTCATCGACAACGATCTTCCGCAGGCACTCGACTCTACCATATTCCAGTTCTTTGCCACCCTTGCGTCTGTAGCGCTGATATTTATCGGTGCCAACTACACGGCAGCGGCTATTCCTGTCTGCTGTGTTGCACTGTTTTTGGTCCAGCTATTTTATCTTCGTACTTCACGACAGATGCGTATTCTCGACATTCAAGCCAAGGCTCCTCTCTTCTCGCACTTTATTGATACGGTGCGAGGCGTCGTGCCTCTTCGAGCTTATGGATGGACGCAGCAATACATGAAGCATCACCTTGACGCCCTCAACTGGTCACAGCGCCCGTATTATCTAATGTTCACCATTCAGAGGTGGCTGATGCTGGTCCTTGATCTTTTCAACGCTGGTTTGGCTATTTTGCTTGTTGCTATAGTCATGTGTATTCCTAACAGTTCTACCGCTTATCTTGGCGTGGCTCTGTTTAATATCGTATCATTCTCAGCAACTCTGCAGGCTCTAGTGAGTGACTGGATTCAGGTTGAGACCGCGCTAGGCGCCGTCAGCAGAATCAGAGCATATAccatcaatgtcaagagcGAGCACCTCCctggcgaggatgatgatgtgcCCGACGCTTGGCCGCAAAATGGTGCCATCGTGTTTGATAACGTATCCGCCACTCACAATTCATCTCTGGAGCCGGCTGTCAAAAATATTGACTTGTCCATCCGTGCTGGTGAGAGAGTTGCGATATGCGGCCGAACAGGCAGCGGCAAATCAACCCTGGCTTACACTTTGATGCGCATGACGGACATCACGGAGGGCAAAATATTAATTGATGACATCGATATCAGCACGATACCGCGAGATGAAGTAAGGCAAAGGATCAACGCTTTGCCACAGGaacccttcttcctcacGGGAAGCGTCCGACAAAACCTCGACCCAGGGACATCTGTGAGTGACGAACGTATGATTGAAGCGTTGCGAGAGTTTTCATTGTGGGAACACTTTGAGACTCGAGACGGTCTTGATGGTGAaatggatgaggaagaactGTCTCACGGACAGTGCCAGCTCTTCTGCCTTGCTCGAGCTGTTCTGCGACCCGGGAAGATTATGATTCTGGACGAAGCAACAAGTAGCATAGACAGTGAAACGGACCACATGGTGCAGCAAGTCCTCGGCAAGGCATTCGAAGGACGTACAGTCATTGCAATCGCACACAAACTGGACACCATAATGGAGTTTGATCGAGTCGTCATGATGGATAAGGGCCGCATTGTAGAGATGGGTTCGCCTGGGCAGTTAATGGACACCGAGGACTCAGCATTCCGTGACTTGGTTATGCGTGAACTCAATGGGAAGCCTTGAGATATTACTATTGAAGCAGATGAATTTTAGATAGATAAAAGAGACTATGTGATGCTTACGAAAAGTAGTCACTGGACTAGCTATCAGATCCTCTGTTTTGTCACAAAGTCACGGTATAGCCGTCTACAAAGCGAATATGTGCAAATATAACAACAGTTGAGCCCCTGGCTTGCAGCTGAAACCTCTCGGCCAAATACCTACAACTGCATGATGTGTCAGCATCTGGACAGCATCCTTAAAGTCCTCCCAGGTGACCATTCGTATCCGTCCCGGCCCAGAAGCGCCACGCGGTGACATGGTGACGCAAGTCTGCTGTTGTCGGGCAGTAAATGGATGTAAATTGCATTTGCTTGGCTCACCCGGGTGCTGAGAGGGATACACGGGAATTTCTTTTCATTTATAATCTCCCCGAAGCCACTGCTCATCGTCTCCGCGACTTTTCTGACACGGTACTTCACCGTAAACTTCGTGATGGAGCTCCTTCAGTCCGCTCAGTTCGCCAACCATGTGCGGAAACTCATGGACCACCACTCAGTGACGGGACTTGCCATTTCTTTGGTGCAGGACCAAGAATTAATCTCGCTAGCTGTTGGCAAGGCCTCTCTGGAGCCATCTACAGCTTTCACGCCAGATTCGCTCATCCGTGTTGGTTCTCTTTCAAAATGCCTTACTGCGGCCGCCGTCGCACTGCTTGTTCACGACAACGAGAGGTACCCTGATGTGCAATACGAGACGCCCATTGCAAGTCTTCTTCCCGGCGATTTTGTTATGCCTGGGGCGGATCACGACGACGTCACTTTGGAAGACATATTGAATCACCAGACAGGCATGCCCACGTAAGTGCTTCCGTTCTCCAAACAACGCGGATGAGGTGTTGTAATACGCGTCAGACAAAACGGAATGTGGAAGGAGATACATTTACCACCAGTCGTTTCAACTTGTATTCGTATGCTAATATATTTAAGCCATGAGCTTGCGCTCTTCGGCCCCAACGCGAAGCATCCAGACAATGCTTGCTCCATTACGAGGAATTTGCGTAACCTCGCCCCAGTGGCTCCTAATCGAACAGAATTTATATATTGCAACATGATGTACACCGTGGCTACTCATGTCATCGAGCAGCAAACGAAAACTAAATTTGGGGATTTTCTTGAAGCCCACCTCTTGCGGCCGTTGCAAATGAACTCAACGGCACTTTTTAAAAGCCGTGTAGAAGCCAACGGGCTACTTGGACGGGTCGCCACCGGATATCTGCGAtgcaaaaagacaaaaagtTTCAATGAAGCTGTACATCGCGAAAGTCCCGAGTCACAAGGCGCCTCTGAGATACACTCCAGTGCCTCTGACTATGCCAAGTGGATCAAGGCATTGATAAACCGCGAAAGTCCCATCACGGACGAGATTTACGAGAGTCTCACAAAGAGGCGTGTAGAACAAGACCGCCTAACTGAAGAACCGTTACACGAGGCCCAATTAATACACTACACATTTGGTTGGGACGTTGCCAAATACGAAGATTACACCATTCTGTCTCACGAAGGGGGCGACATAGGCTATCACTGTATTCAGTTTTTCATGCCGGAGCTCAAATTCGGAGGTGCCATTTTTAGCAACTCAGACCACGCAAGCACATTGATGGGCCGACTCAAATATCGGTTGATCGATGAAAGGATCCATGGACCTTGTGCCGAGGACCCGACCAGCGAGGTCAAAGCGGATGATTTGCCTGGCGACAGTGTTTCCGAGGACTCTGAAGATGAGTACTACCAAGAGCGTATAGAAGACGTACGACAGGGTATTTGCCCAGGAATCACAGATGTGCTACCACAGGAGCTACCGCTCAGTGTCTACACAGGACAGTACTGGAACCCTGGATATCGAAGCATCCTGGTCGAAGAGGATAACGGCTCCTTAGTAATCAATGCGCAAGACCGATCTCTGAGATTTACAGTCACTTTTATACACGTGTGTGATCAAACAAAATATGTTGCAATTTTACATCTTGGACCAGATCCTGATATCATCACTGAAGCCGAGTTTATTCTTGCAGGAGGCACTGCGACCAAGGTCGGAATCCATCTGGAGGAGCGTTTGGAGGAGAAGATATGGTTTGAGCGTGTTTACctggaagaagagcaaagaTAG
The genomic region above belongs to Pochonia chlamydosporia 170 chromosome 2, whole genome shotgun sequence and contains:
- a CDS encoding ABC multidrug transporter (similar to Coccidioides immitis RS XP_001240132.1) produces the protein MEYSMEAERQFGPVLSSPNDTTFDFTLLFEEVILTALPLGIALLWSVQRLWTLRRGAPKVRPSWLLPSKMVAFMSYSALQIAVLVLWERRSPPNTAFTLACHVLAIVGYILLMLVSFFEHTRSIRPSTLLVVYIGLSLLLDIAQVRTLFLIPQLGAIPQVSLSSFVVKFIILILEAFEKQRMILPEWKTSAPEATGSVINRSLFIWLNKLLAKGFRTVLIVDSLPQLDNEILSATTPNALMTKWRRTENPGKNTLFWLYIKHYKMPILAGVLPRLANIGFNFSQPYLIQRVLEVVAEPNEPKRKEIGYALVGAYALVYIGMSISFTVYQHKTYRLLTLYRGSLVTMVYDKVLRITSGANNAEAVTLMSADIDRITGSMHLVHELYASIIEVGIAIWLLYEFLGIAMVAPIAWMALCLLAGVPIAKASANAQIPWLEAIEERLASTVKCLGAMKGIRITGLADIISAQITDLRMAEIRASWRHRFLNVFIFVLTLSSSGLTPVWTFMTYILIDKATGGSGTLSDGVAFATLSLLELVEQPLMYVIEGTEDVKTVLNCFGRIQGYLLLPERQDYRISHNPSKSSLGAPESSEEKEPREPSVSVTEKPKPIVSIKDVAAKYVEGDHVIGSNWTFDIERGKVTMIYGVVGCGKSTLLKVLLGEVPIVSGSVAVDFSTVSYCPQAPWSNWGTIRSNILGMSDWDAEWYNTVTNACALPADFDELPNGDQTHIGSRGSKLSGGQQIRLSLARALYCRSSILILDDVVTGLDKNTEHHILNALFGSTGLLKKSTSTSILATSSEQHLRFADNVIRLTKTGNCSEDGTLVKSKSSERVDEDTIVDNTPSELDTSDPELELPPDVIEELEAGDRVEASTSRKTGEWRIYAYYAKAAGWWLTVLYLLAVCVFVFGSTFPSVWVQWWTNANELNPDEESSNQRLGYWLGVYAALGVFTVIACAIGDCTFNLVVLPRTSRKFHRLLLDTSMRAHTSFFTSTDAGMTINRFSQDLELIDNDLPQALDSTIFQFFATLASVALIFIGANYTAAAIPVCCVALFLVQLFYLRTSRQMRILDIQAKAPLFSHFIDTVRGVVPLRAYGWTQQYMKHHLDALNWSQRPYYLMFTIQRWLMLVLDLFNAGLAILLVAIVMCIPNSSTAYLGVALFNIVSFSATLQALVSDWIQVETALGAVSRIRAYTINVKSEHLPGEDDDVPDAWPQNGAIVFDNVSATHNSSLEPAVKNIDLSIRAGERVAICGRTGSGKSTLAYTLMRMTDITEGKILIDDIDISTIPRDEVRQRINALPQEPFFLTGSVRQNLDPGTSVSDERMIEALREFSLWEHFETRDGLDGEMDEEELSHGQCQLFCLARAVLRPGKIMILDEATSSIDSETDHMVQQVLGKAFEGRTVIAIAHKLDTIMEFDRVVMMDKGRIVEMGSPGQLMDTEDSAFRDLVMRELNGKP
- a CDS encoding beta-lactamase (similar to microsporum gypseum CBS 118893 XP_003173253.1), with the translated sequence MELLQSAQFANHVRKLMDHHSVTGLAISLVQDQELISLAVGKASLEPSTAFTPDSLIRVGSLSKCLTAAAVALLVHDNERYPDVQYETPIASLLPGDFVMPGADHDDVTLEDILNHQTGMPTHELALFGPNAKHPDNACSITRNLRNLAPVAPNRTEFIYCNMMYTVATHVIEQQTKTKFGDFLEAHLLRPLQMNSTALFKSRVEANGLLGRVATGYLRCKKTKSFNEAVHRESPESQGASEIHSSASDYAKWIKALINRESPITDEIYESLTKRRVEQDRLTEEPLHEAQLIHYTFGWDVAKYEDYTILSHEGGDIGYHCIQFFMPELKFGGAIFSNSDHASTLMGRLKYRLIDERIHGPCAEDPTSEVKADDLPGDSVSEDSEDEYYQERIEDVRQGICPGITDVLPQELPLSVYTGQYWNPGYRSILVEEDNGSLVINAQDRSLRFTVTFIHVCDQTKYVAILHLGPDPDIITEAEFILAGGTATKVGIHLEERLEEKIWFERVYLEEEQR